The following coding sequences are from one Ruminococcus flavefaciens AE3010 window:
- a CDS encoding ABC transporter ATP-binding protein, which translates to MVTIENLTKYYGSNRAVNHISFTINDNEILGFLGPNGAGKSTTMNMIAGYLPMSDGTVSIFGADITKEPVKAKKNIGYLPEIPPVYPDMKVKEYLSFCAGLKQVPRGKRKDEMERVMKLLKIKDVEGKLIRNLSKGYKQRVGFAQALLGNPKFLILDEPTVGLDPNQVAEVRAIIKDLKKEHSVIFSSHILSEVSAVCDRVVIINKGDIRAIDTIENLEKSFATSLTLHMKIKGDRSKAASVIELTKGVKEITAIDDEGSSIYAFTVQLEGDFDSVRDSIMAECLKNGISILEIYADKPNLESVFIELINRPVKKSGLEELLEETPDESGSEGAEDESRENEAEKEEE; encoded by the coding sequence ATGGTCACTATTGAAAATCTTACCAAGTATTACGGCAGCAACCGCGCTGTCAATCATATAAGCTTTACAATAAACGATAATGAGATCCTCGGTTTCCTCGGTCCCAACGGAGCGGGCAAATCGACTACCATGAACATGATAGCAGGCTATCTGCCCATGTCCGACGGAACTGTCAGCATCTTCGGCGCAGACATAACAAAGGAGCCCGTCAAGGCAAAGAAGAATATCGGCTATCTCCCCGAGATACCTCCCGTGTATCCCGATATGAAAGTCAAGGAATACCTCTCATTCTGCGCAGGACTAAAGCAGGTCCCAAGAGGCAAAAGAAAAGACGAGATGGAACGCGTTATGAAGCTTCTGAAAATAAAGGACGTTGAGGGCAAGCTCATACGCAACCTCTCAAAAGGCTACAAGCAGCGCGTCGGTTTTGCTCAGGCGCTTCTGGGCAATCCCAAGTTCCTTATCCTCGATGAGCCTACTGTCGGTCTCGACCCCAATCAGGTAGCAGAGGTCCGCGCTATCATCAAGGACCTGAAAAAGGAGCACTCCGTAATATTCAGCTCCCATATCCTCAGCGAGGTAAGCGCTGTATGCGACCGCGTTGTCATAATCAACAAGGGCGACATCAGAGCTATCGACACCATTGAGAATCTGGAGAAGTCCTTTGCCACATCGCTCACTCTCCATATGAAGATCAAGGGCGACAGGTCAAAGGCAGCCTCCGTTATCGAGCTCACAAAGGGCGTAAAGGAAATCACTGCCATCGATGACGAGGGCAGCAGTATCTACGCCTTTACAGTTCAGCTGGAGGGCGACTTTGACTCAGTCAGGGATTCCATTATGGCTGAATGCCTCAAAAACGGCATAAGCATTCTTGAGATATATGCGGACAAGCCAAACCTCGAAAGCGTATTCATCGAGCTCATAAACCGCCCCGTAAAGAAGTCGGGACTTGAGGAACTCCTTGAAGAGACTCCCGACGAGTCGGGCAGTGAGGGCGCCGAGGACGAGTCCCGCGAAAACGAAGCAGAAAAGGAGGAAGAATAA